Proteins from one Actinopolymorpha sp. NPDC004070 genomic window:
- a CDS encoding M20/M25/M40 family metallo-hydrolase — protein MDPLERLVLRARELEPRMRERLAAYVHHETPTGDADALNRLGEVLGGHYAELGAAVTAVPSDTGDHLVAAWPAGEADGGAAGDGTPTERPHVVVLGHHDTVWPVGQLAGRMPYVDDGTLIRGPGVFDMKGGLVAFETAIAVLRDCDVPLAQPVRLVVTADEEIGTPTGRALVERELSGAAAALGLEPPHPKGGLKTGRHGSTRVRLEAIGVEAHAALDRTRGVSAIDELVDQLVRLRGIAEAEEGVLYNVGTVYGGTRTNVTAGRAGAELGFRFGDAEVERRVLDQLARLEPIRADAGVQAQILTSRPAWAGTGNEGMLAAVVAAGERVGQQVRGAHALGAADTNFAGAAGVPALDGFGPRGRGAHAVHEEVVAESLVERAALIASVLASPLGPVSDDPLTTRP, from the coding sequence ATGGATCCTCTCGAACGGCTCGTGCTCCGTGCCCGTGAGCTCGAGCCGCGGATGCGGGAGCGGCTCGCCGCGTACGTCCACCACGAGACGCCCACCGGAGACGCGGACGCACTGAACCGCCTCGGTGAGGTGCTCGGCGGCCACTACGCCGAGCTCGGCGCCGCCGTGACCGCGGTCCCCAGCGACACCGGCGACCACCTGGTCGCTGCCTGGCCCGCGGGCGAGGCAGACGGAGGGGCAGCCGGCGACGGCACCCCGACCGAGCGGCCGCACGTGGTGGTGCTCGGCCACCACGACACGGTGTGGCCGGTGGGCCAGCTCGCCGGGCGGATGCCCTACGTCGACGACGGGACGCTGATCCGCGGGCCGGGTGTGTTCGACATGAAGGGCGGCCTGGTCGCCTTCGAGACGGCGATCGCGGTGCTGCGCGACTGCGACGTCCCACTGGCCCAGCCGGTGCGGCTGGTGGTCACCGCCGACGAGGAGATCGGCACGCCGACCGGCCGGGCACTGGTCGAACGCGAGCTCTCCGGTGCGGCCGCCGCCCTCGGGCTGGAGCCGCCGCATCCGAAGGGCGGGCTGAAGACCGGGAGGCACGGGAGTACGCGGGTCCGCCTGGAGGCCATCGGGGTGGAGGCACACGCGGCGCTGGACCGCACCCGCGGGGTCTCCGCCATCGACGAGCTCGTCGACCAGCTGGTCCGGCTGCGGGGCATCGCGGAGGCCGAGGAAGGCGTGCTCTACAACGTCGGGACCGTGTACGGCGGCACCCGCACCAACGTGACCGCGGGGAGGGCCGGCGCAGAGCTCGGGTTCCGGTTCGGGGACGCCGAGGTCGAACGCCGGGTGCTGGACCAGCTGGCCCGGCTCGAACCCATCCGTGCCGACGCCGGCGTACAGGCTCAGATCCTCACCAGCCGCCCGGCCTGGGCCGGCACCGGCAACGAGGGCATGCTCGCCGCCGTGGTCGCCGCGGGTGAGCGGGTCGGGCAGCAGGTCCGGGGGGCGCACGCGCTCGGCGCGGCCGACACCAACTTCGCCGGCGCGGCCGGCGTGCCCGCACTGGATGGGTTCGGCCCACGCGGACGCGGAGCCCACGCGGTGCACGAGGAGGTCGTGGCGGAGTCGCTGGTCGAACGCGCCGCGCTGATCGCCTCCGTGCTCGCCTCCCCGCTCGGCCCGGTCTCGGATGACCCGCTCACTACTCGACCCTGA
- a CDS encoding SIS domain-containing protein has translation MSAERSSPEQSSPDPSSPDQRYGARLRRRSSSSILLDRLLDHETANLAETARRVRVDGTLEQAAARIVAARRRFVVGGSKSSAYAALLAIDLSASLANVTLVDGIAARPVDVLCDVRSDDVLVAFSFRRYTRQTIAVAREFAAAGGTVVGITDDPDSSLARLAEVAVVVGTRSASYVDSPTAVAAVTHILATLTAASAKGARRRLARREEVTRDLELYEGA, from the coding sequence ATGAGCGCCGAGCGGAGCAGTCCCGAGCAGAGCAGCCCGGACCCGAGCAGTCCCGACCAGCGGTACGGCGCCCGGCTGCGCCGGCGTTCGTCCTCGTCGATCCTGCTGGACCGGCTGCTCGACCACGAGACCGCCAACCTCGCCGAGACCGCCCGCCGGGTCCGGGTGGACGGCACCCTGGAGCAGGCTGCCGCCCGAATCGTCGCCGCCCGCCGCAGGTTCGTGGTCGGCGGCTCCAAGTCGTCCGCGTACGCCGCCCTGCTGGCCATCGACCTGTCCGCCAGCCTCGCCAACGTCACCCTGGTCGACGGCATCGCGGCCCGCCCGGTGGACGTGCTGTGCGACGTGCGGTCCGACGACGTGCTGGTGGCCTTCTCCTTCCGCCGCTACACCCGCCAGACCATCGCGGTGGCGCGGGAGTTCGCCGCTGCCGGGGGCACCGTCGTGGGCATCACCGACGACCCGGACAGTTCGCTGGCCCGGCTGGCGGAGGTGGCCGTGGTGGTGGGCACCCGCAGCGCGTCGTACGTCGATTCACCGACCGCGGTGGCGGCGGTGACCCACATCCTCGCCACGCTCACCGCGGCCAGCGCCAAGGGAGCACGCCGCCGGCTCGCCCGGCGCGAGGAGGTCACCCGCGACCTCGAACTCTACGAAGGGGCCTGA
- the menC gene encoding o-succinylbenzoate synthase produces the protein MQISAAELFAARLPLVHEFETSSHRKTYLEHILVRVTGADGAVGWGEIASPSGPYYCAETVQSCWHVAEQHLLPAVVGAGWSHPSQVPALWSKVRGNEFAKAGVDMACWNLWSTATDVPLAGALGGTRERVVAGASLGIEPTPDDLVAQVARQVEAGYPRVKLKIAPGWDVEPVRAVRAAFPDLDLHVDANGAYTEDADHLAALRGLDDFGLTMVEQPFAPRDLLAHARLRRVLRTPVCLDESVADLHDLRTALALDAVAILNIKVSRMGGLTAAVAAHDLAREHDVPVWCGGMHEFGIGRAANVALSSLPGFTLPSDVSASEKYYARDVVRPPITADHGLVDVPWKQAGSGHEVDEEFVREISSRTARVDAD, from the coding sequence ATGCAGATCTCCGCCGCCGAACTCTTCGCGGCCCGGCTGCCGCTGGTGCACGAGTTCGAGACCAGCTCGCACCGCAAGACCTACCTGGAGCACATCCTGGTCCGGGTGACCGGCGCCGACGGCGCGGTGGGGTGGGGCGAGATCGCCTCGCCGTCCGGGCCGTACTACTGCGCGGAGACCGTGCAGAGCTGCTGGCACGTCGCCGAGCAGCACCTGCTGCCGGCCGTGGTCGGCGCCGGTTGGTCGCATCCGTCGCAAGTGCCGGCGCTGTGGTCGAAGGTACGCGGGAACGAGTTCGCCAAGGCCGGGGTGGACATGGCGTGCTGGAACCTGTGGTCCACCGCGACGGACGTGCCGCTGGCCGGTGCGCTCGGCGGGACGCGGGAGCGGGTGGTGGCCGGGGCGAGCCTGGGGATCGAGCCGACGCCGGACGACCTGGTGGCGCAGGTGGCTCGCCAGGTCGAGGCCGGCTACCCGCGGGTGAAGCTGAAGATCGCGCCGGGGTGGGACGTCGAGCCGGTCCGCGCCGTGCGCGCGGCGTTTCCCGACCTGGACCTGCACGTCGACGCCAACGGCGCCTACACCGAGGACGCCGACCACCTGGCGGCGCTGCGCGGGCTGGACGACTTCGGTCTGACGATGGTCGAGCAGCCGTTCGCGCCGCGCGACCTGCTGGCGCACGCCCGGCTGCGCCGCGTCCTGCGTACTCCCGTCTGCCTGGACGAGTCGGTCGCCGACCTGCACGACCTGCGCACGGCGCTGGCCCTGGACGCGGTCGCGATCCTGAACATCAAGGTCTCCCGGATGGGCGGGCTGACCGCCGCGGTCGCCGCACACGACCTCGCTCGCGAGCACGACGTACCGGTGTGGTGCGGCGGCATGCACGAGTTCGGGATCGGCCGTGCGGCCAACGTCGCGCTGTCCAGTCTGCCCGGCTTCACCCTGCCCTCCGACGTGTCCGCGTCGGAGAAGTACTACGCCCGCGACGTCGTGCGGCCGCCGATCACCGCCGACCACGGGCTGGTCGACGTGCCGTGGAAGCAGGCGGGCAGCGGGCACGAGGTCGACGAGGAGTTCGTACGGGAGATCTCCTCGCGCACGGCTCGGGTCGACGCCGACTGA
- a CDS encoding Na+/H+ antiporter NhaC family protein, with protein MSQSRSGPSETAAEPATQRGEATKAATKAATKAATKPGGEAGESNAYAVGLPPARRRICTVIALAGLLASLVLGQVVQAPTLWGLLPILLYAVLCLLGLDIVVATVVAVISGILIAARPPTEVGELLGTSLGDLVTMIGLIIVLGAGVGEVLRVTGVADTIVSAIMRAVGERSRHAVTFGVMVACLVLVASLGTLAGALAIAAPILIPITARMGFTRSATASMMFVGGCAGLALAPFAGSNVAILTAADVDYLTYLRVGAGPLAVLSIALAMLIVPWMQRRTAAAGNDFYTAEEASDDAASAGGADRNPKAGRATAAFLVLLVVSVVYATVTNAGTAFPLLALPLLGIVTGFAGGLSSVEIAGRMYRGGARLLSIFILFWLLAALFGIIDQWLKPYDVILDTFGSQLSHLGAFPFAVAIGLLGWVGVPGATAAQVVLLDKVFGGLGATLGVSAGAWVIVLLWASKGDTYGPFPNANMIGAMGLARSQNLRNVLLTGWLVMVPACVMYAILLVFMT; from the coding sequence ATGTCCCAGTCCCGATCTGGCCCGAGCGAAACCGCCGCCGAGCCCGCCACTCAGCGCGGCGAGGCCACCAAGGCCGCCACCAAGGCCGCCACCAAGGCCGCCACCAAGCCCGGCGGCGAGGCCGGGGAGTCGAACGCGTACGCGGTCGGGCTGCCGCCGGCGCGCCGCCGGATCTGCACGGTGATCGCGCTGGCCGGGCTGCTGGCCTCGCTGGTGCTCGGCCAGGTGGTACAGGCGCCGACACTGTGGGGCCTGCTACCGATCCTGCTGTACGCGGTGCTGTGCCTGCTCGGCCTGGACATCGTGGTCGCCACCGTCGTCGCCGTGATCTCCGGCATCCTGATCGCGGCCCGGCCGCCCACCGAGGTGGGCGAACTCCTCGGCACCTCCCTCGGTGACCTGGTGACGATGATCGGCCTGATCATCGTCCTGGGCGCCGGGGTCGGTGAGGTGCTGCGCGTCACCGGGGTGGCCGACACCATCGTCAGCGCGATCATGCGCGCGGTCGGCGAACGCAGCCGGCACGCGGTGACGTTCGGCGTGATGGTCGCCTGCCTGGTCCTGGTCGCGAGCCTCGGCACGCTCGCCGGCGCGCTGGCCATCGCCGCGCCCATCCTGATCCCGATCACCGCGCGGATGGGGTTCACCCGTTCGGCGACGGCCTCGATGATGTTCGTCGGCGGGTGCGCGGGCCTGGCCCTGGCGCCGTTCGCCGGCTCCAACGTCGCCATCCTCACCGCGGCGGACGTCGACTACCTCACCTACCTGCGGGTCGGTGCCGGACCGCTGGCGGTGCTGTCGATCGCGCTGGCCATGCTGATCGTGCCGTGGATGCAGCGGCGTACGGCGGCCGCCGGCAACGACTTCTACACCGCGGAGGAGGCCTCCGACGACGCCGCGAGCGCGGGCGGTGCCGACCGCAACCCGAAGGCGGGCCGGGCCACCGCGGCGTTCCTCGTCCTGTTGGTGGTGAGCGTCGTCTACGCCACCGTGACCAACGCGGGTACGGCGTTCCCGCTGCTGGCCCTGCCGTTGCTCGGCATCGTCACCGGCTTCGCCGGCGGGCTGTCCAGTGTGGAGATCGCGGGGAGGATGTACCGCGGCGGTGCCCGGCTGCTCAGCATCTTCATTCTGTTCTGGCTGCTGGCCGCGTTGTTCGGGATCATCGACCAGTGGCTGAAGCCGTACGACGTCATCCTGGACACGTTCGGCTCCCAGCTGTCCCACCTCGGCGCGTTCCCGTTCGCGGTGGCGATCGGGCTGCTCGGCTGGGTGGGCGTCCCGGGGGCGACGGCGGCCCAGGTCGTCCTGCTGGACAAGGTGTTCGGCGGGCTGGGTGCGACCCTCGGGGTGTCGGCGGGCGCCTGGGTCATCGTGTTGCTGTGGGCGTCCAAGGGCGACACGTACGGTCCGTTCCCGAACGCCAACATGATCGGCGCGATGGGTCTTGCCCGCTCGCAGAACCTGCGCAACGTGTTGTTGACGGGCTGGCTGGTGATGGTCCCGGCTTGCGTGATGTACGCGATCCTGCTGGTGTTCATGACCTGA